One window from the genome of Methyloradius palustris encodes:
- the mltG gene encoding endolytic transglycosylase MltG, which yields MRTINRLLSLAFLSFLLLVAWMIYFAITPISINTETVELDLKAGSSLRSISQQLTEEGLLKEPWSFVLMVRAFGRAGDIKAGNYLIETGTTPYNLFVTLTNGNISQDSMTFIEGWTFAQMRNALNNNESVKHLIMSSTDQEILAELGANQTIPEGLFFPDTYYFSRNTTDKSILKRAYQAMQNKLDATWQNRDANLPYRSQYEALIMASIVEKETGKASERPQIAGVFINRLNMGMRLQTDPTVIYGLGEHFDGNLRKQDLLSDTPYNTYTRAGLPPSPIAMPGLASIEAALHPAKTKAIYFVGKGDGSHAFSATLAEHNRAVMQYQIKPNNKR from the coding sequence ATGCGCACCATTAACCGATTATTGTCACTGGCGTTTCTGTCATTTTTATTGCTTGTAGCATGGATGATTTATTTTGCAATCACGCCCATTTCTATAAACACCGAGACTGTTGAGCTGGATTTAAAAGCAGGCAGTAGTCTGCGTAGCATCAGCCAGCAATTGACTGAAGAGGGCTTGTTAAAAGAGCCTTGGAGCTTTGTATTAATGGTACGAGCCTTTGGACGGGCAGGTGACATTAAAGCGGGAAATTATCTGATTGAAACGGGTACCACGCCATACAACCTGTTTGTCACGTTGACTAATGGCAATATATCGCAAGACAGCATGACCTTTATAGAAGGGTGGACCTTCGCGCAAATGCGCAATGCTCTGAATAACAATGAGTCAGTCAAACATCTGATTATGTCCAGCACTGACCAGGAAATCTTAGCTGAGTTAGGTGCAAACCAGACGATTCCCGAAGGATTATTTTTCCCCGATACCTATTATTTCAGCCGAAATACCACCGATAAAAGTATATTGAAGCGCGCATACCAAGCCATGCAAAATAAACTTGATGCAACTTGGCAAAATCGCGATGCCAACCTTCCATATCGATCGCAATACGAGGCCTTGATTATGGCCTCCATTGTTGAAAAAGAAACTGGAAAAGCCTCGGAGCGGCCTCAGATTGCTGGTGTGTTTATTAATCGATTGAATATGGGGATGCGTTTGCAAACCGACCCTACAGTGATCTATGGCTTGGGGGAGCATTTTGATGGAAATTTACGCAAACAAGATTTACTCAGTGACACCCCGTATAACACATATACGCGTGCTGGCTTACCACCAAGCCCAATCGCCATGCCAGGCTTAGCATCTATCGAAGCTGCCTTACATCCAGCCAAAACAAAAGCTATTTATTTTGTGGGTAAGGGCGATGGTAGCCACGCGTTCTCTGCTACATTGGCCGAACATAATCGCGCTGTGATGCAATACCAAATCAAGCCAAATAATAAACGATGA